Proteins found in one Rhodobacter capsulatus SB 1003 genomic segment:
- a CDS encoding cobalamin B12-binding domain-containing protein encodes MRDISVELEHGSTGCLDGFVGLALEAIGRLVARRMNGVAELQTVLVNRMVELATGPELGAMDLLFDEFRAAHVPVEEMATHYIPEAARQIGAAWDSDRIGFAQVTIAISRLQELLHALQTLVTADSVGCANGATVLLIVPPGEQHTLGALIVAMELRRRGVSVRIVFAPGLSDLSRLMATTRFDAALITVGSMDRVEICAKLVKTLSSLTKGRMRVAIGGAIVSQRAEALARTGADLVTNDLSLVISEFSLV; translated from the coding sequence ATGCGGGATATAAGTGTTGAACTCGAGCATGGCTCGACGGGATGCCTTGATGGTTTCGTCGGTCTTGCTCTCGAAGCGATCGGGCGGCTTGTCGCGCGGCGCATGAACGGAGTGGCGGAACTGCAGACCGTGCTTGTGAACAGGATGGTCGAACTGGCAACGGGACCGGAGCTTGGCGCGATGGACCTGCTGTTCGACGAATTCCGTGCCGCGCATGTCCCGGTCGAGGAGATGGCCACCCATTACATCCCCGAGGCGGCCCGCCAGATCGGCGCCGCCTGGGACAGCGACCGGATCGGCTTCGCGCAGGTGACGATCGCGATTTCGCGCCTGCAGGAATTGCTGCATGCGCTGCAGACCTTGGTCACGGCCGACTCGGTTGGTTGCGCTAACGGCGCCACCGTCCTTCTGATTGTGCCGCCCGGAGAGCAGCACACGCTGGGCGCGTTGATCGTGGCGATGGAACTCCGCCGCCGGGGGGTCTCGGTACGGATCGTTTTCGCGCCGGGGTTGAGCGATCTGTCACGTTTGATGGCGACAACCCGATTCGATGCCGCTTTGATCACTGTCGGCAGCATGGACAGGGTTGAAATCTGCGCCAAACTTGTCAAAACCCTGTCCAGCCTGACGAAGGGGCGGATGCGGGTTGCGATCGGTGGGGCCATCGTGTCGCAACGCGCCGAAGCACTCGCAAGAACCGGAGCAGATCTGGTGACGAACGATCTTTCGCTCGTCATTTCCGAATTTTCTCTGGTATGA
- the ppsR gene encoding transcriptional regulator PpsR yields MRREALQRVSPDLLADIVTSACDIALVVSPGRVVESVMVNPQFGSAERFAAWQGARLSQLFSPESAQKLENRLADGPEPGRSLQLELTHAADAFTLPVRYTITRSGEDGTLLLIGRDMQPLAEVQQQLVKAQLALERDYEAQREIETRYRVLLEAHPAPLLIVSMSTGRIADLNLAAAAMIGATRAELIDAPVGQELDGRRRGEFLENLAKIAGSDPLGAVELTIRRSRRKVTVTATLFRAAGDRLLLCRLGEAEARRTRVDDTVELSERLFLKGIDAMVFLDADGTIRAANDAFLYLTDAGSAALVQGRSFADFLSRGAVDLNVLLDNVKRIGHLRHYVTRLNTDFSGQVTVELSATLFHDRATPTIALVIRDSNLADATRIMPGMASNEGLRNVMQMVGYATLRDIVSETTEIIEKMCIETALELTGNNRVAAAELLSLSRQSLYVKLRKFGLLSKDAE; encoded by the coding sequence ATGCGACGGGAGGCCTTGCAAAGGGTCTCTCCGGACCTGTTGGCTGACATCGTGACGTCGGCCTGCGATATTGCCCTGGTGGTGTCCCCGGGGCGTGTCGTCGAATCGGTGATGGTCAACCCGCAGTTCGGATCCGCGGAACGCTTCGCGGCCTGGCAGGGGGCGCGGCTGTCGCAGCTTTTCAGCCCCGAAAGCGCGCAGAAGCTGGAGAACCGTCTGGCCGACGGGCCGGAACCCGGCCGGTCGCTGCAGCTTGAACTGACCCATGCCGCCGATGCCTTCACGCTGCCGGTCCGCTACACCATCACCCGCTCGGGCGAGGACGGGACGCTGTTGCTGATCGGGCGCGACATGCAGCCCTTGGCCGAGGTGCAGCAGCAGCTGGTCAAGGCGCAGCTGGCGCTGGAGCGCGATTACGAGGCGCAGCGCGAGATCGAGACCCGCTATCGCGTGCTGCTCGAGGCGCATCCGGCGCCGCTTCTGATCGTGTCGATGTCGACCGGGCGGATCGCCGATCTGAACCTGGCCGCGGCCGCGATGATCGGCGCCACCCGGGCCGAGCTGATCGACGCGCCGGTGGGGCAGGAGCTGGACGGGCGCCGCCGCGGCGAATTCCTGGAAAATCTGGCCAAGATCGCCGGGTCGGATCCGCTGGGCGCGGTCGAGCTGACGATCCGCCGCTCGCGCCGCAAGGTGACGGTGACGGCGACGCTGTTCCGCGCGGCGGGCGACCGGCTGCTGTTGTGCCGTCTGGGCGAGGCCGAGGCCCGGCGCACCCGTGTCGATGACACGGTCGAGCTGAGCGAGCGGCTTTTCCTCAAGGGCATCGATGCGATGGTGTTTCTGGACGCCGACGGCACGATCCGGGCGGCGAACGACGCCTTTCTGTATCTGACCGATGCGGGCTCGGCGGCGCTGGTGCAGGGGCGGTCCTTTGCCGATTTCCTGTCGCGCGGGGCCGTCGACCTCAACGTGCTTTTGGACAACGTCAAGCGCATCGGCCATCTGCGCCATTACGTGACGCGGCTGAACACCGATTTCTCGGGTCAGGTCACGGTCGAGCTGTCGGCGACGCTGTTCCATGACCGCGCGACGCCGACGATCGCGCTGGTCATCCGCGACAGCAACCTGGCCGATGCGACGCGGATCATGCCCGGGATGGCCAGCAACGAGGGGCTGCGCAATGTCATGCAGATGGTCGGCTATGCGACGCTGCGCGACATCGTCTCGGAGACCACCGAGATCATCGAGAAGATGTGCATCGAAACCGCGCTGGAGCTGACCGGCAACAACCGGGTGGCCGCGGCCGAGCTTTTGTCGCTGTCGCGGCAATCGCTTTATGTGAAGCTGCGCAAGTTCGGCCTGTTGTCGAAGGACGCGGAATAG
- the bchE gene encoding magnesium-protoporphyrin IX monomethyl ester anaerobic oxidative cyclase, whose product MRILFVHPNYHSGGAEIAGNWPPSWVPYLAGHLKKAGFDDIHFIDAMTLNVSHDELRKKFAELQPDLIGVTSITPSIYEAEETLKIAKEVVPNAVRVLGGVHATFMFRQVLSEAPWVDAIVRGEGEEIMVELAKCVSEGRWPEDRASIKGLAFHDGTEIVATQAAPTVKDIDSLKPDWSLIDWKHYIYIPLGVRVAIPNMARGCPFTCSFCSQWKFWRDYRVRSPKAVVDEIEDLVNNYDVGFFILADEEPTINKKKFVEFCQEMIDRGLNHKVKWGINTRVTDIYRDRDLLKFYREAGLVHISLGTEAAAQLKLDLFNKETTVAENKEAIRLLREADIFTEAQFIVGLDNETKETLEETFQMAWDWQPDLANWSMYTPWPFTPLFQELRDQVEVFDFSKYNFVTPIMKPKALTRGELLDGVMKNYRRFYMRKALFHYPWRGTGFRRRYLLGCLKAFLKAGVGRTFYDLGKAGYWGPQTKDTVDFHFDETRKIAEAQVADWEAAADRSRKHKERQEALRAQMKDRAADRNTANFVMPADAEDEFDLSAETHEARSAEHAAMACGGGKDQMVDAAE is encoded by the coding sequence ATGCGCATCCTTTTCGTCCACCCCAATTACCACTCCGGCGGGGCCGAGATCGCGGGGAACTGGCCCCCGTCGTGGGTCCCCTATCTTGCGGGTCACCTGAAAAAAGCGGGTTTCGACGACATCCATTTCATCGATGCGATGACGCTGAACGTGTCGCATGACGAGCTGCGCAAGAAATTTGCCGAACTCCAGCCCGACCTGATCGGCGTGACCTCGATCACGCCGTCGATCTACGAGGCGGAAGAGACGCTGAAGATCGCCAAGGAAGTCGTGCCGAATGCGGTGCGCGTTCTGGGCGGCGTGCATGCGACCTTCATGTTCCGTCAGGTGCTGTCGGAAGCGCCCTGGGTCGATGCGATCGTCCGCGGCGAGGGCGAAGAAATCATGGTCGAGCTGGCCAAATGCGTCTCCGAGGGCCGCTGGCCGGAAGACCGCGCCTCGATCAAGGGTCTGGCCTTCCATGACGGCACCGAGATCGTGGCGACGCAAGCCGCGCCGACGGTCAAGGACATCGACAGCCTGAAACCCGACTGGTCGCTGATCGACTGGAAACACTACATCTACATCCCGCTGGGCGTGCGCGTGGCGATCCCGAACATGGCGCGGGGCTGCCCCTTCACCTGCTCGTTCTGCTCGCAGTGGAAATTCTGGCGCGATTACCGCGTCCGTTCGCCGAAGGCCGTGGTCGACGAGATCGAAGATCTGGTGAACAACTACGACGTCGGCTTCTTCATCCTCGCCGACGAGGAACCGACGATCAACAAGAAGAAATTCGTCGAATTCTGTCAGGAGATGATCGACCGCGGTCTGAACCACAAGGTCAAATGGGGCATCAACACCCGCGTGACCGACATCTACCGCGACCGCGACCTGCTGAAATTCTACCGTGAGGCGGGCCTTGTCCACATCTCGCTCGGCACCGAAGCCGCGGCGCAGCTGAAGCTCGACCTGTTCAACAAGGAAACCACCGTCGCCGAGAACAAGGAGGCGATCCGCCTTCTGCGCGAGGCCGACATCTTCACCGAAGCGCAGTTCATCGTCGGCCTCGACAACGAGACCAAGGAAACCCTGGAAGAAACCTTCCAGATGGCCTGGGACTGGCAGCCGGACCTGGCGAACTGGTCGATGTACACGCCCTGGCCCTTCACGCCGCTCTTCCAGGAGCTGCGCGATCAGGTCGAGGTCTTCGACTTCTCGAAATACAACTTCGTGACCCCGATCATGAAGCCCAAGGCGCTGACCCGCGGCGAGCTTCTGGACGGCGTGATGAAGAACTACCGCCGCTTCTACATGCGCAAGGCGCTGTTCCACTATCCGTGGCGCGGCACCGGCTTCCGCCGCCGCTATCTGCTCGGCTGCCTCAAGGCCTTCCTCAAGGCCGGGGTGGGGCGCACCTTCTATGACCTCGGCAAGGCCGGCTATTGGGGCCCGCAGACCAAGGATACGGTCGATTTCCACTTCGACGAGACCCGCAAGATCGCCGAGGCGCAGGTCGCCGACTGGGAAGCCGCCGCCGACCGGTCGCGCAAGCACAAGGAACGGCAGGAAGCGCTGCGCGCCCAGATGAAGGACCGCGCCGCCGACCGCAACACCGCGAACTTCGTGATGCCCGCGGATGCGGAAGACGAGTTCGACCTCTCGGCCGAAACGCACGAGGCGCGCAGCGCCGAACATGCGGCGATGGCCTGCGGGGGCGGCAAGGACCAGATGGTCGACGCCGCGGAATAA
- the bchJ gene encoding bacteriochlorophyll 4-vinyl reductase, translated as MSGAAPAPQDDEPRIGPNAILQTIGVLDRHLGRAERDRVMRLAGVPVPPPDSGMLPESQCRAVHQALRVDQGEAAEGLLWLSGLATGDYILANRIPGFAKAIIRVLPGFLGARLLAAAITKHAWTFVGSGRFRVESFRPLTFRIDDNPLRADAAERPSCFWHAAVFERLFGTLVWPEVTVEEISCASVSGGPCLFVLHPKGKKTAMPSSVHSG; from the coding sequence ATGAGCGGTGCCGCGCCTGCGCCGCAAGATGACGAGCCCCGGATCGGGCCGAATGCCATCTTGCAAACGATCGGCGTGCTCGACCGCCACCTTGGCCGTGCCGAGCGTGACCGGGTGATGCGGCTGGCGGGCGTGCCCGTCCCGCCGCCTGACTCGGGGATGCTGCCGGAAAGCCAGTGCCGCGCCGTGCATCAGGCGCTGCGCGTCGATCAGGGCGAAGCCGCCGAGGGCCTGTTGTGGCTCTCGGGGCTGGCCACCGGCGACTATATCCTGGCGAACCGGATCCCCGGTTTTGCCAAGGCGATCATCCGCGTGCTGCCCGGGTTTCTGGGCGCGCGCCTTCTGGCGGCGGCGATCACCAAACACGCCTGGACCTTTGTGGGCTCCGGGCGGTTCCGGGTCGAAAGCTTCCGCCCGCTGACCTTCCGCATCGATGACAACCCGCTGCGCGCCGACGCCGCCGAACGCCCCTCGTGCTTCTGGCATGCGGCGGTGTTCGAACGGCTTTTCGGCACGCTTGTCTGGCCCGAGGTGACGGTGGAGGAAATCTCCTGCGCCTCTGTCAGCGGGGGGCCGTGCCTTTTTGTCCTGCATCCGAAGGGCAAGAAAACGGCTATGCCCAGCTCTGTCCACTCCGGCTGA
- the chlG gene encoding chlorophyll synthase ChlG: protein MSAQDLSPSRRSIPEPRAMLELIKPVTWFPPMWAYLCGAVSSNVPIWENKGVVVLGIVLAGPIVCGMSQAANDWCDRHVDAINEPHRPIPSGRIPGLWGLYIAIAMSLLSLVVGWQLGSWGFVATLLGVAAAWAYSVEPIRLKRSGWWGPGLVGLAYEGLPWITGAAVLLATADTSPGFPIVMMATLYALGAHGIMTINDFKAIEGDRKLGIKSLPAVYGPEVAAKIACTVMGLAQALVITMLYLFSKPYHATAVLVLLCGQFWAMSVWMRDPEGKAPWYNGTGVVMYVSGMMITAFAIRGFTV from the coding sequence ATGAGCGCCCAAGACCTTTCGCCCAGCCGCCGCAGCATTCCCGAACCGCGGGCGATGCTGGAACTGATCAAGCCGGTGACCTGGTTCCCGCCGATGTGGGCCTATCTGTGCGGCGCGGTGTCGTCGAATGTGCCGATCTGGGAGAACAAGGGCGTCGTCGTTCTGGGCATCGTTCTGGCCGGTCCGATCGTCTGCGGCATGTCCCAGGCGGCGAATGACTGGTGCGACCGTCATGTCGACGCGATCAACGAGCCGCACCGGCCGATCCCCTCGGGGCGCATCCCGGGTCTCTGGGGGCTTTATATCGCCATTGCCATGTCGCTTCTGTCGCTGGTTGTCGGCTGGCAGCTGGGCAGCTGGGGCTTTGTCGCGACGCTGCTGGGCGTGGCCGCCGCCTGGGCCTATTCGGTGGAACCGATCCGGCTGAAACGCTCGGGCTGGTGGGGGCCGGGGCTGGTGGGGCTGGCCTATGAGGGGCTGCCCTGGATCACCGGCGCCGCCGTGCTGCTGGCCACTGCCGACACGTCTCCGGGCTTTCCCATCGTGATGATGGCGACGCTTTACGCCCTTGGCGCGCACGGCATCATGACGATCAATGATTTCAAGGCGATCGAGGGTGACCGCAAGCTCGGCATCAAGTCGCTGCCCGCCGTCTACGGCCCCGAGGTCGCGGCGAAGATCGCCTGCACGGTGATGGGGCTGGCGCAGGCGCTGGTCATCACCATGCTCTATCTCTTCTCGAAACCCTACCACGCCACCGCCGTTCTGGTCCTGCTCTGCGGCCAATTCTGGGCGATGTCGGTCTGGATGCGCGACCCCGAGGGCAAGGCGCCCTGGTATAACGGCACCGGCGTGGTGATGTATGTTTCGGGGATGATGATCACCGCCTTCGCGATCCGGGGCTTCACGGTATGA
- a CDS encoding BCD family MFS transporter — MTLGWLQIFRLGLVQLCIGAVVVLTTSTLNRLMVVELALPAVLPGALVALHYGLQIARPAWGLRSDTKGNRTFFVILGMAVLALGAFLAAVAVVLFPLAWGQALLLSVFAYVLIGFGVGASGTSLLALLASATEPRRRAAAATITWLLMIFGIAVTAGTVGHFLDPYSPERLLWIVAIVTLGAVVLTTLAVWGIERRLDHPVPEDTPPRLLEGLREVWAEPQARAFTFFLFLSMTAYFLQELILEPYAGLVFGFTAGETTKLSGMQNGGVFFGMLTVGLALSGLKIGSLRGWVVTGCLGSSLALMAIVALGHLPGAALVPAVIGLGFFNGIFAVAAIGAMMALAGEGRSSREGTRMGLWGAAQAIAAGFGGLVGAGAADLMRLFLPDATAFGLVFGAQALLFIVAAMMATGVVAARGAARVPTVMAGE, encoded by the coding sequence ATGACGCTGGGCTGGCTCCAGATTTTCCGGCTGGGGCTGGTGCAGCTGTGCATCGGCGCGGTGGTGGTGCTGACCACCTCGACGCTGAACCGGCTGATGGTGGTGGAACTGGCGCTGCCCGCGGTGCTGCCGGGCGCGCTGGTGGCGCTGCATTACGGGTTGCAGATCGCCCGGCCCGCCTGGGGGCTGCGCTCCGATACCAAGGGCAACCGCACCTTCTTCGTCATCCTCGGCATGGCGGTTCTGGCGCTTGGCGCCTTTCTGGCCGCCGTTGCCGTCGTGCTCTTCCCGCTTGCCTGGGGGCAGGCGCTTTTGCTCTCGGTCTTCGCCTATGTGCTGATCGGCTTCGGCGTCGGCGCCTCGGGCACCTCGCTTCTGGCACTGCTCGCTTCGGCGACAGAGCCGCGCCGCCGCGCCGCCGCCGCCACGATCACCTGGCTTTTGATGATCTTCGGCATCGCCGTCACCGCGGGCACGGTTGGCCATTTCCTCGACCCCTATTCGCCCGAACGCCTGTTGTGGATCGTGGCCATCGTCACCCTTGGCGCCGTGGTGCTGACCACGCTCGCCGTCTGGGGGATCGAACGGCGGCTTGACCATCCGGTCCCCGAGGATACGCCGCCGCGGCTGCTCGAGGGGCTGCGCGAGGTCTGGGCCGAACCGCAGGCCCGCGCCTTCACCTTTTTCCTGTTCCTGTCGATGACCGCCTATTTCCTGCAGGAACTGATCCTGGAACCCTATGCGGGGCTCGTCTTCGGCTTCACCGCCGGGGAGACGACCAAGCTCTCGGGCATGCAGAACGGCGGCGTGTTCTTTGGCATGCTGACGGTGGGCCTTGCGCTCTCGGGGCTGAAGATCGGTTCCTTGCGCGGCTGGGTGGTGACGGGCTGCCTTGGCTCCTCGCTGGCGCTGATGGCGATCGTCGCGCTCGGCCATCTGCCCGGCGCGGCGCTGGTTCCGGCGGTGATCGGGCTTGGCTTCTTCAACGGCATCTTCGCCGTCGCGGCCATCGGCGCGATGATGGCGCTGGCGGGCGAGGGCCGGTCTTCGCGCGAGGGCACGCGGATGGGCCTTTGGGGCGCGGCGCAGGCGATTGCGGCGGGCTTTGGCGGGCTCGTGGGCGCGGGCGCGGCCGATCTGATGCGGCTCTTTCTGCCCGATGCCACGGCATTCGGGCTGGTTTTCGGGGCGCAGGCGCTCCTTTTCATCGTCGCGGCCATGATGGCGACCGGAGTGGTCGCCGCACGGGGCGCGGCACGGGTTCCCACGGTCATGGCGGGTGAATGA
- a CDS encoding geranylgeranyl diphosphate reductase: protein MKYDAFVVGGGPAGSTAAWDMARAGLKVALLDRAGRIKPCGGAIPPRLIRDFDIPDHLLVAKITSARMISPTGRFVDIPIENGFVGMVDREDYDEWLRERAGKAGAERLTGTWLRIERDSGKTVVVWRDKVTGEEMKAETRVVIGADGANSQVRNEVPATKIPLVFAYHEIIKAPTTVANYDPTRCDVYYDGRISPDFYGWVFPHGKTASIGMGTELPDVSLKDCTTLLRQMSGLDKEETIRKEGAPIPLQPLDVWDNGKDVVLSGDAAGVVAPSSGEGIYYAHAGGRYAAEAAMAFLKSGKPADLKLARAGFMKEHGTVFKVLRMMQDKYYHSDDRRERFVSLCHDVDVQRMTFESYMNKKMTKFQPLKNLKIGFKNLAHLSGLVPPQWT, encoded by the coding sequence ATGAAATACGATGCTTTCGTTGTCGGGGGCGGTCCTGCGGGATCGACGGCGGCATGGGATATGGCCCGCGCGGGTCTCAAGGTGGCCCTGCTCGACCGCGCCGGTCGGATCAAGCCCTGCGGCGGCGCGATCCCGCCGCGGCTGATCCGCGACTTCGACATTCCCGACCATTTGCTGGTGGCGAAAATCACCTCGGCGCGGATGATCTCGCCCACCGGTCGTTTCGTCGACATCCCGATCGAGAACGGCTTCGTCGGCATGGTCGACCGCGAGGATTACGACGAATGGCTGCGCGAGCGCGCGGGCAAGGCGGGGGCCGAGCGTCTCACCGGCACCTGGCTGCGCATTGAACGCGACAGCGGCAAGACCGTGGTGGTGTGGCGCGACAAGGTCACGGGCGAGGAAATGAAGGCCGAGACCCGGGTGGTGATCGGCGCCGATGGCGCAAATTCGCAGGTCCGCAACGAAGTGCCCGCGACGAAGATCCCGCTCGTCTTCGCCTATCACGAGATCATCAAGGCGCCGACGACGGTGGCGAATTACGACCCGACGCGCTGCGATGTTTACTATGACGGCCGGATCAGCCCGGATTTCTACGGCTGGGTCTTCCCGCATGGCAAGACGGCCTCGATCGGCATGGGGACGGAACTGCCCGATGTCAGCCTGAAGGATTGCACGACCCTGCTGCGGCAGATGTCCGGGCTCGACAAGGAAGAGACGATCCGCAAGGAAGGCGCGCCGATCCCGCTGCAGCCGCTCGATGTCTGGGACAATGGCAAGGATGTGGTGCTTTCGGGCGATGCCGCGGGCGTCGTGGCGCCCTCCTCGGGCGAGGGGATCTATTACGCCCATGCCGGTGGCCGCTACGCCGCCGAAGCCGCGATGGCCTTCCTGAAATCGGGCAAACCGGCCGATCTGAAGCTGGCGCGGGCGGGCTTCATGAAAGAGCATGGCACCGTCTTCAAGGTGCTGCGGATGATGCAGGACAAGTATTACCACAGCGATGACCGCCGCGAACGGTTTGTCTCGCTTTGCCATGACGTCGATGTGCAGCGCATGACGTTCGAGAGCTACATGAACAAGAAGATGACCAAGTTCCAGCCGCTGAAGAACCTGAAGATCGGCTTCAAGAACCTCGCGCATCTCTCCGGCCTCGTGCCGCCGCAATGGACCTGA
- the idi gene encoding isopentenyl-diphosphate Delta-isomerase encodes MDLTMAEEMIPAWVEGVLQPVEKLEAHRKGLRHLAISVFVTRGNKVLLQQRALSKYHTPGLWANTCCTHPYWGEDAPTCAARRLGQELGIVGLKLRHMGQLEYRADVNNGMIEHEVVEVFTAEAPEGIEPQPDPEEVADTEWVRIDALRSEIHANPERFTPWLKIYIEQHRDMIFPPVTA; translated from the coding sequence ATGGACCTGACCATGGCCGAGGAGATGATCCCCGCCTGGGTCGAGGGCGTGCTGCAACCCGTCGAGAAGCTGGAGGCCCACCGCAAGGGCCTGCGGCATCTGGCGATTTCGGTCTTCGTGACGCGCGGCAACAAGGTGCTTTTGCAGCAACGCGCGCTGTCGAAATATCACACGCCGGGGCTTTGGGCGAATACCTGCTGCACCCATCCCTATTGGGGCGAGGATGCGCCGACCTGCGCCGCCCGCCGTCTGGGGCAGGAGCTGGGCATCGTCGGGCTGAAGCTGCGCCACATGGGGCAGCTGGAATACCGCGCCGATGTGAACAACGGCATGATCGAGCATGAGGTGGTGGAGGTCTTCACCGCCGAAGCGCCCGAGGGGATCGAGCCGCAACCCGACCCCGAGGAAGTGGCCGATACCGAATGGGTGCGCATCGACGCGCTGCGCTCGGAGATCCACGCCAATCCGGAACGCTTCACGCCCTGGCTCAAGATCTATATCGAGCAGCACCGCGACATGATCTTTCCGCCGGTGACGGCCTGA
- the bchO gene encoding alpha/beta fold hydrolase BchO, with amino-acid sequence MDPRALPANWPYRSAAARRRVGPIDWWVIDTGPADGPVLLLLHGLGASGHSFRKMIPGLSARYRVIVPDLPGHGCSRSTARNRFGLKPMAEDLWKLCQHLNVTPAAVIGHSAGGAIALQLALDTPVPRVVGINAALDHFEGVAGVVFPMMARGLAALPFTAPLVTRFGASRQRIGQLLDMTGSVIDAAGKAYYTALIQTPEHVDGGLRMMAQWELGPLIGALPRIAKPVFLIAGNGDRAVPAHVSADAARFLPMATLRRIDGGHLIHEVAADGLSGMILDWLEG; translated from the coding sequence ATGGACCCACGCGCGTTGCCGGCGAACTGGCCCTATCGGTCGGCGGCGGCGCGACGCAGGGTCGGGCCCATCGACTGGTGGGTGATCGACACCGGCCCGGCTGACGGGCCGGTGTTGCTTTTGCTGCATGGGCTTGGCGCCTCCGGGCACAGTTTCCGCAAGATGATCCCGGGGCTTTCGGCGCGCTATCGGGTGATCGTGCCGGATCTGCCGGGGCATGGCTGTTCGCGCTCGACCGCGCGCAATCGCTTTGGCCTGAAACCGATGGCCGAGGATCTGTGGAAGCTCTGCCAGCATCTGAATGTCACGCCTGCCGCGGTGATCGGCCATTCCGCGGGCGGCGCCATCGCGCTGCAACTGGCGCTGGACACTCCGGTGCCGCGGGTGGTGGGGATCAACGCGGCGCTCGATCATTTCGAGGGCGTGGCGGGGGTGGTCTTCCCGATGATGGCGCGGGGTCTGGCTGCCCTGCCCTTCACCGCGCCCTTGGTGACGCGCTTCGGGGCGTCCCGGCAACGGATCGGCCAGCTTCTTGACATGACCGGATCGGTGATCGACGCGGCGGGCAAGGCGTATTACACCGCGCTGATCCAGACCCCCGAACATGTGGACGGCGGGCTGCGGATGATGGCGCAATGGGAGTTGGGGCCGCTGATCGGCGCCCTGCCCCGGATCGCGAAACCGGTGTTCCTGATCGCGGGCAATGGCGACCGGGCGGTGCCCGCCCATGTCTCGGCCGATGCGGCGCGGTTCCTGCCGATGGCGACGCTACGGCGGATCGACGGCGGGCATCTGATCCACGAGGTTGCCGCGGATGGGCTTTCAGGGATGATTCTGGACTGGCTCGAGGGGTGA